One window of Mediterraneibacter butyricigenes genomic DNA carries:
- a CDS encoding Gfo/Idh/MocA family protein, giving the protein MKKWKVAIMGCGMIAQEIYIPQMRRIEKAELVAVCDINADRAKEVAEKFHVPQWYGGIDELLGKCEFDILMDTASIQAHHEINMKALRAGKHLYSQKPIALTVEEVTEQIEAAKAANVKFSASPIHMIRPDIQKVREIIQSGAIGKVTMVRVHASHGGPEYFQFRDADPSWFFKPGAGALYDMGVHGITMATAVMGPAKEVGCMAAISEPERTVRSGAFDGKKIKSDMLPDNYLITLDWGDGCIGIIDTGFCQKASTVNMLEVYGTHGTVTILGELTIGQGEGVRLYVDDPAIKVRGWMDPLPVTEPDREFEQCECLADLIEAIEQDTQTGLTPEHARHVIDILCTIPKAIEEKRILPLHTEF; this is encoded by the coding sequence ATGAAAAAGTGGAAAGTTGCGATCATGGGATGTGGGATGATTGCCCAGGAAATTTACATTCCGCAGATGCGCCGCATTGAGAAAGCAGAACTGGTTGCGGTCTGTGATATCAATGCAGACCGGGCAAAAGAGGTGGCAGAAAAATTTCATGTACCGCAATGGTATGGGGGGATTGATGAACTGCTGGGAAAATGTGAATTTGATATTTTGATGGATACAGCATCTATCCAGGCACATCATGAGATTAATATGAAAGCTCTGAGAGCAGGAAAACACTTGTATTCCCAGAAGCCAATTGCGTTGACGGTAGAAGAGGTGACAGAACAGATTGAGGCGGCGAAAGCAGCAAATGTGAAGTTTTCTGCATCTCCGATCCATATGATCCGCCCGGATATCCAGAAAGTACGGGAGATCATTCAAAGCGGTGCAATTGGAAAAGTAACGATGGTTCGGGTACACGCATCCCATGGAGGACCGGAGTATTTTCAGTTCCGTGATGCGGATCCGTCCTGGTTTTTCAAACCGGGAGCCGGCGCATTATACGACATGGGGGTTCATGGAATCACCATGGCAACTGCCGTGATGGGGCCGGCGAAAGAAGTCGGATGTATGGCTGCCATTTCAGAACCGGAACGGACAGTACGTTCTGGAGCATTTGACGGAAAGAAGATCAAATCAGATATGCTTCCGGATAATTACCTGATCACACTGGATTGGGGAGATGGATGTATCGGAATCATTGATACCGGTTTCTGTCAGAAAGCATCGACTGTAAATATGCTGGAAGTATATGGAACTCATGGAACCGTTACGATTCTGGGAGAACTGACCATCGGACAAGGAGAAGGCGTTCGTCTGTATGTGGATGACCCGGCAATTAAAGTACGCGGTTGGATGGATCCGTTACCGGTTACAGAGCCGGACAGAGAGTTTGAACAGTGTGAATGTCTGGCAGATTTGATTGAAGCAATCGAACAGGATACACAGACAGGACTGACACCGGAGCATGCGAGACATGTAATAGATATTCTCTGTACAATTCCGAAAGCGATTGAAGAGAAGAGAATTCTGCCATTACATACGGAGTTTTAA
- a CDS encoding N-acetylmannosamine-6-phosphate 2-epimerase, producing the protein MKTTDARKREILESLKGGLIVSCQVQHDDPIYSEEMPVKMAEAAQWAGAVGIRANSPEQIRAIREVVDLPIIGLYKIWQEGTDVFITPTLEAAKQVYEAGADIIALDCTDQMINGREAYHLLPEVKEALPEAIIFADVSTYEEAKRALELGADVIGPTLYGYTRQTKDIEQPDLREFARMCRDFGDQAYLIMEGHIYTPEDAIKCLYLGAHAVVVGSAITRPHLTAKRFVDLISGYQNNWREEERKKH; encoded by the coding sequence ATGAAGACAACAGATGCACGAAAACGTGAAATTTTAGAGTCACTGAAAGGTGGGCTGATCGTATCATGTCAGGTGCAGCATGATGATCCAATTTACAGTGAAGAAATGCCGGTGAAAATGGCAGAAGCTGCACAATGGGCGGGAGCAGTTGGAATCCGTGCTAATTCACCGGAACAGATCCGCGCAATTCGAGAAGTGGTAGATTTGCCAATTATCGGTTTGTATAAAATCTGGCAGGAAGGAACCGATGTGTTTATCACACCAACATTGGAAGCAGCAAAACAAGTTTATGAAGCAGGAGCAGATATTATTGCACTAGACTGTACAGATCAGATGATAAATGGAAGAGAAGCTTATCATTTATTGCCAGAAGTAAAAGAGGCATTACCGGAAGCCATTATTTTTGCAGATGTGTCTACTTATGAGGAAGCAAAAAGAGCATTGGAACTGGGAGCAGATGTGATTGGCCCGACACTCTATGGCTATACTAGGCAAACAAAAGACATTGAACAGCCAGATCTTAGAGAATTTGCAAGAATGTGTCGGGACTTCGGTGATCAGGCATATCTGATCATGGAAGGGCATATTTATACTCCGGAAGATGCGATTAAATGCCTGTATTTGGGAGCACATGCGGTTGTTGTGGGAAGTGCAATTACACGGCCACACCTGACGGCGAAAAGGTTTGTAGATCTGATCAGTGGATATCAGAACAATTGGAGAGAAGAAGAACGGAAAAAACATTAA
- a CDS encoding Gfo/Idh/MocA family protein codes for MKIGTIGTSMITGEFLKGIQMADGVECAAVHSREKKRGELFAKKYGVRKVYTELEELYADKTIDLIYIASPNSLHYQQAKRALEHGKHVVCEKPFTVYSEESEELIRMAKERNLFLIEGITTMYMPNYRVVKEQLPTIGKVKIILCTFCQYSSRYDQFRDGENPNIFNPEFAGGALMDINLYNIYFVVGLYGKPERVHYFPQKAENGIDTSGILILEYPEFLCQCTGAKDVWCENSVQLLGEKGYILVPAESNRCDEVTVVTKSDRKTYNLHTMGHWCIEVQEIMKMIQNQDFEDCNRRLETTLQVVETLEMARKSAGMCF; via the coding sequence ATGAAGATTGGAACAATCGGAACTAGTATGATTACTGGAGAATTTTTAAAAGGAATTCAGATGGCAGATGGTGTGGAATGTGCAGCAGTTCACTCAAGAGAAAAAAAGCGAGGAGAACTGTTTGCAAAAAAGTATGGAGTCCGAAAAGTTTATACAGAGCTGGAAGAGTTGTATGCGGATAAAACCATTGATCTGATTTACATTGCATCTCCAAACAGTTTACATTATCAGCAGGCAAAAAGAGCGTTGGAACATGGAAAACATGTAGTCTGCGAGAAACCTTTTACTGTATATTCAGAAGAATCAGAAGAACTTATTAGAATGGCAAAAGAAAGAAATTTATTTCTTATAGAAGGAATTACTACAATGTATATGCCAAATTACAGAGTAGTAAAAGAGCAGTTGCCGACTATCGGAAAAGTGAAAATAATCCTGTGTACATTCTGCCAGTATTCCAGTAGATATGATCAGTTCAGAGATGGAGAGAACCCCAATATTTTTAATCCGGAATTTGCAGGTGGAGCGCTAATGGACATTAATTTGTACAATATCTATTTCGTGGTTGGCTTATACGGGAAACCGGAACGTGTACATTATTTCCCGCAAAAAGCGGAAAATGGGATTGATACCAGTGGAATTTTGATTTTGGAATATCCGGAATTCCTTTGCCAGTGTACCGGAGCAAAAGATGTGTGGTGTGAGAACAGTGTACAGTTATTGGGCGAGAAAGGATATATTTTAGTTCCGGCAGAAAGTAATCGATGTGATGAAGTGACAGTTGTGACGAAATCAGACAGAAAGACATATAATCTGCACACAATGGGACATTGGTGTATCGAAGTGCAGGAAATCATGAAAATGATTCAGAATCAGGATTTTGAGGACTGCAACAGAAGGTTGGAAACAACCCTTCAAGTGGTGGAAACTTTGGAAATGGCAAGGAAAAGCGCGGGGATGTGTTTTTGA